One stretch of Pandoraea oxalativorans DNA includes these proteins:
- a CDS encoding peptidylprolyl isomerase: MALKLARTALALGAAVSLTAVSLPALAQNVAVVNGTPVPVARADAMLREMVRQGQPNSPQLQQQVREELVKREVLAQAAISKGLATDPSVKQQLKLAEQGVLIRALIADFQKTSPVTDAELQARYDQLKKQFGDKEYHARHILVPSEETAKDIIAKLKGGAKFADLAKQYSKDPGSAQNGGDLDWSPANAYVPEFADALQKLQKGQYSQTPVKTQFGYHVLELDDVREAQIPPLADVKPQLVQQMQEEKLQGFIENLEKKAKIQ, from the coding sequence ATGGCATTGAAACTCGCCCGCACGGCACTGGCGCTCGGCGCAGCCGTGTCGCTGACCGCCGTCTCCCTCCCCGCCCTCGCCCAGAACGTCGCCGTCGTGAACGGTACGCCGGTGCCTGTGGCCCGCGCCGACGCCATGTTGCGCGAGATGGTCCGTCAGGGTCAGCCGAACTCGCCGCAACTGCAACAGCAAGTGCGCGAAGAACTGGTCAAGCGCGAAGTGCTCGCGCAGGCAGCCATCAGCAAGGGTCTGGCGACCGATCCGAGCGTCAAGCAGCAGCTCAAGCTGGCCGAGCAAGGCGTGCTGATCCGCGCGCTCATCGCCGACTTCCAGAAGACGTCGCCGGTGACCGACGCCGAACTCCAAGCGCGTTACGACCAGTTGAAGAAGCAATTCGGCGACAAGGAATATCACGCACGACACATTCTGGTGCCGAGCGAAGAGACGGCCAAGGACATCATTGCGAAGCTCAAGGGCGGCGCGAAGTTCGCCGACCTCGCCAAGCAGTACTCGAAGGATCCGGGTTCGGCACAGAACGGCGGTGACCTCGACTGGTCTCCGGCTAACGCCTATGTCCCCGAATTCGCCGACGCGCTGCAAAAGCTGCAAAAGGGCCAGTATTCGCAAACGCCGGTCAAGACGCAGTTTGGCTACCACGTGCTTGAACTGGACGACGTGCGCGAAGCACAGATCCCGCCGCTCGCCGACGTCAAGCCGCAGTTGGTTCAACAGATGCAGGAAGAGAAGCTGCAAGGCTTCATCGAAAATCTGGAAAAGAAGGCCAAGATTCAGTAA
- a CDS encoding BolA family protein encodes MTMEQQIEARLTAALSPLEFALENDSARHAGHAGAASGGHYNVRIVSAAFTGRNRVARHRLVYDALADLMQNGIHALAIVALAPGEA; translated from the coding sequence ATGACCATGGAACAGCAAATCGAAGCGCGGCTCACCGCTGCGCTCTCCCCGCTCGAGTTTGCGCTCGAGAACGACAGCGCACGGCACGCCGGACACGCTGGCGCCGCCTCGGGTGGGCATTACAACGTGCGTATCGTATCCGCCGCGTTTACCGGGCGTAACCGCGTTGCGCGTCACCGCCTGGTGTATGATGCGCTTGCCGATTTGATGCAGAACGGCATTCACGCCCTCGCCATCGTTGCGCTCGCCCCGGGCGAAGCGTAA
- the msrB gene encoding peptide-methionine (R)-S-oxide reductase MsrB, producing MSKVEKTDAEWRAQLDDVEYQITRHAATERAFTGRYWDHWKDGTYRCVCCGAPLFESTEKFDAGCGWPSYSKPIEGAGIDEIADYSHGMVRVEVRCHNCDAHLGHVFEDGPQPTGLRYCINSASLNFEDKAGKSDKPKDD from the coding sequence ATGAGCAAAGTGGAAAAGACCGACGCCGAATGGCGTGCTCAACTCGACGACGTCGAGTACCAGATCACCCGTCACGCGGCGACCGAGCGGGCCTTTACCGGTCGTTACTGGGACCACTGGAAGGACGGCACCTACCGCTGCGTGTGCTGCGGCGCGCCGCTGTTCGAGTCGACCGAGAAGTTCGATGCCGGATGCGGCTGGCCGAGCTATTCCAAACCGATTGAGGGCGCGGGTATCGACGAAATCGCCGATTACAGTCATGGCATGGTGCGTGTGGAAGTGCGCTGTCACAATTGCGACGCCCACCTCGGGCACGTTTTTGAGGACGGCCCGCAGCCGACCGGCCTGCGCTATTGCATCAACTCCGCATCGCTGAACTTCGAGGACAAGGCGGGAAAGTCCGACAAGCCGAAAGACGATTGA
- a CDS encoding D-amino acid dehydrogenase, with protein sequence MKVIVIGGGVIGTCTAYYLAAAGHTVTLVERNSTVAQESSFGNAGVIAPGYVTPWAAPGMPRKLLGYMFSAASPLIFRPGLSAGTWRWAARWLRECKIDRYRANRERMQRLAFYSQRCLHELRESHIFEYEHTQGYLQLFRTEREIKMNEPARAMLAENEVPHRLLTAEECRKLEPAISTDAQLAGGLHLPRDETGNCPLFTKRLAQIARDMGVTLATETTVLGVRPNVGRAGVSVETASTARMGQTSTLEADAVVIAAGVASTALLRPLGIDLPLWPIKGYSITVPVKTELFSPRIAVMDESYKTAITPQGNRLRIAGTAELGDTQLVLRERAIATLYKVATDWFPGAGKYREARAWVGARPMLPDGPPLLGPTHLPGIFLNVGHGSTGWAMACGSGRVLADVISGQTPDIDLNGLTLARYDR encoded by the coding sequence ATGAAGGTCATCGTTATCGGCGGCGGGGTCATTGGCACGTGTACTGCCTACTATCTGGCCGCTGCGGGGCACACGGTCACGCTCGTCGAGCGCAATAGCACGGTTGCGCAAGAGAGCAGCTTCGGCAACGCAGGCGTCATCGCCCCGGGCTACGTCACGCCGTGGGCCGCGCCCGGCATGCCGCGCAAGCTGCTGGGCTACATGTTCAGCGCCGCCAGCCCGCTCATCTTCCGCCCCGGCCTGTCGGCGGGCACGTGGCGCTGGGCCGCCCGCTGGCTGCGCGAGTGCAAGATCGACCGATATCGCGCCAATCGCGAACGCATGCAGCGTCTTGCGTTCTACAGCCAGCGCTGCCTCCACGAACTGCGTGAATCCCACATCTTCGAATACGAACATACGCAGGGCTATCTGCAATTGTTCCGTACCGAACGCGAAATCAAGATGAACGAGCCGGCGCGCGCCATGCTCGCCGAGAATGAAGTGCCGCACCGGCTGCTGACCGCCGAGGAGTGCCGCAAGCTCGAACCTGCCATTTCCACCGATGCACAGCTCGCTGGCGGCCTGCATTTGCCGCGCGACGAGACCGGCAACTGCCCGCTGTTCACCAAGCGCCTGGCCCAGATCGCGCGCGACATGGGCGTCACGCTCGCCACCGAGACAACGGTGCTCGGCGTGCGCCCGAACGTGGGCCGCGCGGGTGTCAGCGTCGAGACGGCCAGTACCGCCCGGATGGGGCAAACATCGACGCTCGAAGCAGACGCCGTCGTGATCGCTGCAGGTGTGGCGAGCACGGCGCTGCTGCGCCCGCTCGGCATCGACCTGCCGCTGTGGCCGATCAAGGGCTACTCGATCACGGTGCCGGTCAAGACCGAACTGTTCAGCCCGCGAATCGCCGTCATGGACGAGTCGTACAAGACCGCCATCACCCCGCAGGGCAACCGCTTGCGCATTGCGGGCACAGCCGAGCTGGGCGACACGCAGCTTGTGCTGCGCGAGCGCGCCATCGCTACGCTTTATAAAGTGGCGACCGACTGGTTCCCCGGCGCAGGCAAATACCGCGAGGCGCGGGCGTGGGTCGGTGCGCGTCCGATGCTGCCGGATGGCCCGCCGCTGCTCGGCCCGACGCATCTGCCCGGCATTTTCCTCAACGTCGGCCACGGTTCCACCGGCTGGGCGATGGCCTGCGGCTCAGGACGTGTACTCGCCGACGTCATCTCCGGACAAACGCCGGATATCGATCTGAACGGACTGACGCTCGCTCGCTACGACCGGTGA
- a CDS encoding septation protein A, producing the protein MKFLFDLLPVILFFVAFKFAGIYVATGIAIVTTIAQVIWMWLRHRQVEPMQWVSLAIIVVFGGATMLLHDETFIKWKPTALYWLFGITLFVAELMFDKNLIRAMMEKQMALPEHLWRAVNFSWALFFLAMGVLNLVIAYHFSTDTWVNFKLFGGMGLMVVFIVVQSLWLAKYIKQDE; encoded by the coding sequence ATGAAATTTCTCTTCGACCTGTTACCGGTCATCCTGTTTTTCGTCGCCTTCAAATTCGCCGGCATTTACGTTGCGACCGGCATCGCGATCGTCACGACGATTGCTCAGGTTATCTGGATGTGGTTGCGCCACCGCCAGGTGGAACCCATGCAATGGGTGAGTCTTGCGATTATCGTGGTGTTCGGCGGCGCGACCATGCTGCTGCACGACGAGACCTTCATCAAGTGGAAACCCACTGCGCTTTACTGGCTCTTCGGCATCACGCTGTTCGTCGCCGAACTGATGTTCGACAAGAATCTGATTCGCGCGATGATGGAAAAGCAAATGGCGCTGCCCGAGCATCTGTGGCGCGCCGTGAACTTCAGCTGGGCGCTCTTCTTCCTTGCGATGGGCGTGCTGAATCTGGTCATCGCCTATCACTTCTCGACCGACACCTGGGTCAACTTCAAGCTCTTCGGCGGCATGGGCCTCATGGTCGTGTTCATCGTCGTGCAGAGCCTCTGGCTCGCGAAGTACATCAAACAGGACGAGTAA
- a CDS encoding protein adenylyltransferase SelO: MPASDRSATVSASLKPFGPLPLANRFATLGPEFFTRLPPQPLPAPYLVGFSADAARLLGWSADAARDPEFLATFAGNAPLAGGDPLASVYSGHQFGVWAGQLGDGRALLLGESDGPGGRWEIQLKGAGLTPYSRMGDGRAVLRSSIREFLGSEAMFHLGVPTTRALCVIGSDAPVRRETIETAAVVTRLSPSFIRFGHFEHFWAGDRYDALRQLADFTIDHHYPHCREQANPYLALLSAVCDATAELVAHWQAVGFCHGVMNTDNMSILGLTIDYGPFGFLDGFNAHHICNHSDTQGRYAYQAQPNVAYWNLFCLAQSLLPLFGEGEAAVEQAKSVLPVFKTRFAEEIDLRMRAKLGLRESHADDEALINRLFKLMHEGRVDFTHLFRTLATFELDNPDADAPLRDMFVDRPGFDAWAVDYRARLRHEASTDAKRAVAMRLVNPKYILRNHLAEVAIRRANEKDFSEVDTLLKVLSRPYDEQPEFERYAELPPDWAGQLEVSCSS; encoded by the coding sequence ATGCCGGCTAGCGACCGCTCCGCCACTGTTTCCGCTTCGCTCAAACCGTTCGGACCGCTACCGTTGGCGAACCGTTTCGCGACGCTCGGCCCGGAGTTCTTTACCCGTCTGCCGCCCCAGCCCCTCCCCGCGCCTTACCTCGTTGGCTTCTCCGCCGATGCCGCGCGTCTTCTCGGCTGGTCGGCGGACGCCGCGCGCGATCCGGAATTCCTTGCCACGTTCGCGGGCAACGCGCCGCTGGCCGGTGGCGATCCGCTCGCCAGTGTCTACTCCGGGCATCAGTTCGGCGTGTGGGCCGGTCAATTGGGTGACGGCCGGGCGCTGTTGCTCGGCGAATCGGACGGCCCCGGCGGGCGCTGGGAGATTCAGCTCAAGGGCGCGGGTCTCACACCGTATTCGCGCATGGGCGACGGACGCGCCGTGCTGCGCTCGTCGATCCGCGAATTTCTCGGCTCGGAAGCCATGTTCCACCTCGGCGTGCCGACCACACGTGCCCTGTGCGTGATCGGGTCGGACGCGCCGGTGCGCCGCGAGACGATCGAGACCGCAGCGGTCGTCACGCGTCTGTCGCCGAGCTTCATCCGCTTCGGCCACTTCGAACACTTCTGGGCGGGCGATCGGTACGACGCCTTGCGTCAGCTTGCCGACTTCACGATCGATCACCACTATCCGCATTGCCGCGAGCAAGCCAATCCCTATCTCGCCCTGCTGAGCGCCGTATGCGACGCGACGGCCGAGTTGGTGGCGCACTGGCAGGCCGTGGGCTTCTGCCACGGCGTGATGAACACCGACAACATGTCGATTCTCGGTCTGACGATCGATTACGGCCCGTTCGGTTTTCTCGATGGCTTCAACGCGCATCACATCTGCAATCACTCCGATACGCAGGGGCGTTACGCCTATCAGGCGCAGCCGAACGTCGCGTACTGGAACCTGTTCTGTCTGGCGCAGTCGCTGCTGCCGCTCTTCGGCGAAGGCGAAGCGGCCGTCGAACAGGCGAAATCGGTGCTGCCCGTTTTCAAAACACGCTTTGCCGAAGAAATCGACCTGCGCATGCGCGCCAAGCTGGGCCTGCGCGAGTCGCATGCCGACGACGAGGCGCTCATCAACCGCCTGTTCAAGCTGATGCACGAAGGGCGCGTCGATTTCACGCATCTGTTCCGCACGCTCGCGACGTTTGAACTGGACAACCCCGACGCGGACGCCCCGCTGCGCGACATGTTCGTCGACCGTCCGGGATTCGACGCGTGGGCGGTCGATTACCGCGCGCGTCTGCGTCATGAGGCCAGCACCGACGCAAAACGTGCCGTGGCAATGCGGCTCGTCAACCCGAAGTACATCTTGCGCAACCATCTGGCGGAAGTCGCCATTCGTCGCGCGAACGAGAAGGACTTCTCCGAGGTCGACACGCTGCTCAAGGTGCTTTCGCGTCCGTACGACGAACAACCCGAATTCGAGCGCTACGCTGAGTTGCCCCCGGACTGGGCCGGTCAGTTGGAAGTGAGCTGCTCGTCCTGA
- a CDS encoding YgiW/YdeI family stress tolerance OB fold protein: protein MLSAPTHAQINVPQAGTTAGGTVAVPTVMPRAVTVEQALKAPKDMEAVIEGHIVNRIKHEHYTSQDPSGTIEIELDDKYLPKGQQITPETLVRITGEVDTHRMKPNDIDVKRIDIVK, encoded by the coding sequence ATGCTTAGCGCGCCGACACACGCGCAAATCAACGTGCCGCAAGCTGGCACGACGGCCGGAGGCACCGTGGCTGTCCCTACGGTCATGCCGCGCGCCGTGACGGTCGAGCAGGCGCTCAAGGCGCCGAAGGATATGGAGGCCGTCATCGAAGGGCACATTGTCAACCGGATCAAGCACGAGCATTACACGTCCCAGGACCCATCCGGCACGATCGAGATCGAACTCGACGACAAATACCTCCCGAAGGGTCAGCAGATTACCCCGGAGACGCTGGTGCGCATCACTGGCGAGGTGGACACCCACCGTATGAAGCCGAACGATATCGACGTGAAGCGCATCGACATCGTCAAATAA
- the purL gene encoding phosphoribosylformylglycinamidine synthase codes for MTHIACFAGALALSEFRQQRLLQTLQAIDSSIVRIDARYVHLVASAEPLSGDDVARVAGLLTYGEPVREEPVGDQLLVIPRLGTISPWASKATDIARNCGIDHVRRIERAVEYTIGVKSGLLGGKKSLAADVLARVAAVLHDRMTETVVATRKDAEALFVELPAKPLQTVDVIGVGRSALEAANRDLGLALAEDEIDYLVDAFTTLKRNPTDVELMMFAQANSEHCRHKIFNADWTIDGERQDLTLFKMIKNTHQLHPQGTVVAYSDNASVMEGAEVERWYPRGADGKYGRSVELTHTLMKVETHNHPTAISPFPGASTGAGGEIRDEGATGRGSTPKSGLTGFTVSNLALPDARESWENDRDVAVPPSLRKPDDTGADYGRPDRIASPLQIMIDGPLGGAAFNNEFGRPNLGGYFRTYEQNVGGRVRGYHKPIMIAGGMGNIAAQHTHKHDLPAGTLLIQIGGPGMRIGMGGGAASSMATGTNTAELDFDSVQRGNPEIERRAQEVINWCWRQGEANPILSIHDVGAGGISNAFPELVDGAGKGARFDLRQVQLEESGMSPAEIWSNEAQERYVLAIAPDSFPAFQEICQRERCPVAVVGVATDERQLKLVDPMHPESPDPVDMPMDVLLGKPPRMHRNVTRVKHELPPVDVTGLSLDEVARAVLRHPTVASKSFLITIGDRTVGGLTARDQMVGPWQVPVADCAISLMDFAGYRGEAMTMGERTPLAVIDAPASGRMAVGEAITNIAAAPIASLDQIKLSANWMAACGTEGEDAALFDTVKAVGMELCPALGLSIPVGKDSLSMRTKWDDAGRGKDVVAPVSLIVSAFAPVEDVRGHLTPQLRSVADAGETVLIAIDLGHNKNRLGGSILAQVTQQIGDVTPDLDDPADLKRFFDAIQKLNSDGKLLAYHDRSDGGLFATVAEMAFAGHVGVSLNVDMLTLDDGFESDYGDAKDWAKQTVGRREDKTLRALFSEELGGVIQVRASERDAVLQTLREAGLSSCTNVIGKPNTSDVIEIYRDAKKVFGASRAELQRVWTEVSWRIARLRDNPAAADAEYEALNDTSDPGLSPKVTFDPSEDIAAPFIASGARPKVAVLREQGVNSHLEMAYVLDKAGFEAYDVHMSDLLAGRHSLEAFKGFIACGGFSYGDTLGAGEGWAKTILFNPSLAEQFAGFFNRADTFALGVCNGCQMMSNLSNLIPGAAAWPKFTYNQSKYEARLTQVEVLESPSLFFKDMAGSQLPIVIAHGEGFANFGQQGNIDQAIAAMRFVDHRGQPTEQYPFNPNGSPRGLTAVTTGDGRFTVMMPHPERVFRTVQMSWAPEQWGEDSPWMRMFRNARRWVA; via the coding sequence ATGACTCACATTGCCTGCTTCGCCGGCGCCTTGGCGCTCTCCGAATTCCGCCAGCAACGTCTTCTGCAGACCCTGCAAGCCATCGACAGTTCGATCGTGCGCATCGATGCGCGCTACGTCCACCTGGTCGCCAGCGCCGAGCCGCTGTCGGGTGACGATGTCGCCCGTGTCGCCGGTCTGCTCACTTACGGTGAACCGGTGCGCGAAGAGCCGGTGGGCGACCAACTGCTGGTGATTCCGCGTCTGGGTACGATTTCGCCGTGGGCAAGCAAGGCGACGGATATCGCCCGCAACTGCGGCATCGATCATGTGCGTCGTATCGAGCGCGCAGTGGAATACACGATTGGCGTGAAGTCGGGCCTGCTGGGCGGCAAGAAGTCGCTCGCCGCGGACGTGCTCGCCCGTGTGGCAGCCGTCCTGCACGACCGCATGACGGAAACCGTCGTCGCGACGCGCAAGGACGCCGAAGCGCTCTTCGTCGAGCTGCCGGCCAAGCCATTGCAGACAGTCGACGTGATCGGCGTGGGCCGCAGCGCGCTCGAAGCCGCGAACCGCGATTTGGGTCTGGCGCTGGCCGAAGACGAAATCGACTATCTGGTCGACGCCTTCACCACCCTGAAGCGCAATCCGACCGACGTCGAACTGATGATGTTCGCGCAGGCCAACAGCGAGCATTGCCGTCATAAGATTTTCAATGCCGACTGGACCATCGACGGCGAGCGTCAGGACCTGACGCTGTTCAAGATGATCAAGAACACGCACCAACTGCACCCGCAGGGTACGGTGGTGGCGTATTCGGACAACGCTTCGGTGATGGAAGGCGCCGAAGTCGAGCGCTGGTATCCGCGCGGTGCCGACGGCAAGTACGGCCGCAGCGTCGAACTGACGCACACGCTCATGAAGGTCGAGACGCACAACCACCCGACGGCGATTTCACCGTTCCCGGGGGCGTCGACGGGCGCGGGCGGCGAGATTCGCGACGAAGGCGCGACGGGCCGTGGATCCACGCCGAAGTCCGGTCTGACGGGCTTCACCGTGTCGAATCTGGCGCTGCCGGATGCGCGTGAATCGTGGGAAAACGACCGCGACGTGGCCGTGCCGCCGTCGCTGCGTAAGCCCGACGACACTGGCGCCGACTACGGCCGCCCGGACCGCATCGCGTCGCCGCTGCAAATCATGATCGACGGTCCGCTAGGCGGCGCTGCGTTCAACAACGAATTCGGCCGTCCGAACCTGGGCGGCTACTTCCGCACCTACGAACAGAATGTGGGCGGTCGTGTGCGTGGTTATCACAAGCCGATCATGATCGCAGGCGGCATGGGCAACATTGCCGCACAACACACGCACAAGCACGACCTGCCAGCCGGCACGCTGCTGATCCAGATCGGCGGCCCGGGTATGCGCATCGGCATGGGTGGTGGTGCGGCCAGCTCGATGGCGACGGGCACCAACACGGCTGAGCTGGACTTCGACTCCGTGCAGCGTGGCAATCCGGAAATCGAGCGTCGTGCGCAGGAAGTCATCAACTGGTGCTGGCGTCAGGGCGAAGCCAACCCGATCCTGTCGATTCACGACGTGGGCGCAGGCGGCATCTCGAATGCATTTCCCGAACTGGTCGACGGTGCGGGCAAGGGTGCGCGTTTCGATCTGCGGCAGGTGCAACTGGAAGAGTCGGGTATGTCGCCTGCCGAAATCTGGAGTAACGAAGCGCAGGAGCGCTACGTGCTCGCCATTGCACCGGACAGCTTCCCCGCATTCCAGGAAATCTGCCAGCGCGAGCGTTGCCCGGTGGCGGTCGTGGGTGTCGCCACGGACGAGCGTCAACTGAAGCTGGTCGATCCGATGCATCCGGAATCGCCGGATCCGGTCGACATGCCGATGGACGTGCTGCTCGGCAAGCCGCCGCGCATGCACCGCAACGTCACGCGTGTGAAGCACGAACTCCCGCCGGTGGATGTCACCGGCCTGTCCCTGGACGAAGTGGCGCGTGCCGTACTGCGTCACCCGACGGTGGCGAGCAAGTCTTTCCTGATCACCATTGGCGACCGTACCGTGGGCGGCCTGACGGCCCGCGACCAGATGGTTGGCCCGTGGCAGGTGCCGGTGGCCGATTGCGCCATCTCTCTGATGGACTTCGCAGGTTATCGCGGCGAAGCCATGACGATGGGCGAGCGCACGCCGCTGGCGGTGATCGATGCACCGGCATCGGGTCGCATGGCGGTGGGTGAAGCCATCACCAACATTGCGGCGGCGCCGATTGCGTCGCTCGATCAGATCAAGCTGTCGGCCAACTGGATGGCGGCCTGCGGTACGGAAGGCGAAGACGCGGCACTGTTCGATACGGTGAAGGCGGTCGGTATGGAGCTGTGTCCGGCGCTGGGCCTGTCGATTCCGGTCGGCAAGGATTCGCTGTCGATGCGCACGAAGTGGGACGACGCCGGTCGCGGCAAGGATGTGGTCGCGCCTGTGTCGCTGATCGTGTCGGCATTCGCACCGGTCGAAGACGTTCGCGGCCATCTCACGCCGCAGCTGCGCTCGGTCGCCGACGCAGGCGAGACGGTTCTGATCGCCATCGATCTGGGCCATAACAAGAATCGTCTGGGTGGCAGTATCCTCGCGCAGGTGACGCAGCAGATCGGCGATGTGACGCCCGATCTGGACGACCCGGCGGATCTCAAGCGTTTCTTCGACGCCATCCAGAAACTCAACAGCGACGGCAAGCTGCTCGCGTACCACGATCGTTCGGACGGCGGTCTGTTCGCCACGGTCGCCGAAATGGCGTTCGCCGGTCACGTCGGCGTGTCGCTCAACGTCGACATGCTTACGCTCGACGACGGCTTCGAGTCGGATTATGGCGACGCCAAGGATTGGGCGAAGCAGACCGTCGGCCGTCGTGAAGACAAGACGCTGCGCGCGCTCTTCTCGGAAGAACTCGGCGGTGTGATTCAGGTGCGTGCTTCGGAGCGCGACGCTGTGTTGCAGACGTTGCGTGAAGCGGGTCTGTCGTCGTGCACGAATGTGATCGGCAAGCCGAACACGAGCGACGTCATCGAAATCTATCGCGATGCCAAGAAGGTTTTTGGTGCCTCGCGCGCCGAACTGCAACGCGTGTGGACGGAGGTGAGCTGGCGCATTGCGCGTCTGCGCGACAATCCGGCAGCAGCGGACGCCGAGTACGAGGCGCTGAACGACACGAGCGACCCGGGCCTCTCGCCGAAGGTGACGTTCGATCCGAGCGAAGACATTGCGGCACCGTTCATTGCGTCGGGCGCGCGTCCGAAGGTGGCTGTGCTGCGTGAGCAGGGCGTGAACTCGCACCTTGAAATGGCCTACGTGCTGGACAAGGCCGGTTTTGAGGCTTACGACGTGCACATGAGCGATCTGCTGGCGGGCCGTCACTCGCTCGAAGCGTTCAAGGGCTTCATCGCGTGCGGCGGCTTCTCGTACGGCGATACGCTCGGTGCCGGTGAAGGCTGGGCGAAGACGATTCTGTTCAACCCGTCGCTGGCCGAGCAATTCGCGGGCTTTTTCAATCGGGCCGACACGTTCGCACTGGGCGTCTGCAACGGGTGCCAGATGATGAGCAACCTGTCGAACCTGATCCCTGGCGCTGCAGCATGGCCCAAGTTCACGTACAACCAGTCGAAGTATGAAGCGCGTCTGACGCAAGTCGAAGTGCTCGAATCGCCGTCGCTGTTCTTCAAGGACATGGCGGGCTCGCAACTGCCGATCGTGATTGCGCACGGCGAGGGCTTTGCCAACTTCGGTCAGCAAGGCAACATCGATCAGGCGATTGCAGCGATGCGTTTCGTCGACCATCGCGGCCAACCGACCGAACAGTACCCGTTCAACCCGAACGGCTCGCCGCGCGGTCTGACGGCAGTCACGACGGGCGACGGCCGCTTTACGGTGATGATGCCGCACCCGGAGCGCGTGTTCCGCACGGTGCAGATGAGTTGGGCGCCGGAGCAATGGGGCGAAGACAGCCCGTGGATGCGCATGTTCCGCAACGCGCGCCGCTGGGTGGCCTGA